One Verrucomicrobiaceae bacterium genomic window carries:
- a CDS encoding D-2-hydroxyacid dehydrogenase yields MKIVLLDAHTANPGDVSWSPFESIGPCDIHPRTPLEETVARCAGATAIITNKAPITREIIAALPDLRYIGVIATGFNVVDTVAAKERGIPVTNVPGYGTPAVAQHVFALILELANHVGAAAADVRAGGWQRCPDFCYWDKPIIELAGKTLGIVGYGGIGAAVARIGAAFGMRVLASRRSWPTPPPPGIEPADTDTLFRHSDVLSLHCPLTDDTKHLINERTLGLMKPTALLINTGRGPLVDEAALAAALNAGTIAGAGLDVLSVEPPKQPNPLQQAKNCLITPHVAWASREARTRLIDACAANLRAFLAGKPVHVVNP; encoded by the coding sequence ATGAAAATCGTCCTTCTTGATGCTCACACCGCCAATCCTGGTGACGTGAGTTGGTCCCCCTTCGAGTCCATCGGCCCATGCGACATCCATCCGCGCACGCCGCTGGAGGAAACCGTCGCCCGCTGTGCCGGCGCGACCGCCATCATCACGAACAAAGCCCCGATCACACGCGAGATCATCGCTGCGCTACCCGATCTGCGCTACATCGGCGTCATCGCCACAGGCTTCAACGTGGTCGATACCGTGGCAGCAAAGGAGCGCGGCATACCTGTCACCAATGTGCCCGGCTACGGCACACCAGCCGTGGCGCAGCATGTTTTCGCGCTCATTTTGGAGCTAGCGAATCATGTCGGAGCTGCCGCCGCAGACGTGCGTGCCGGCGGCTGGCAGCGCTGCCCGGATTTTTGCTATTGGGACAAGCCCATCATCGAGCTCGCCGGGAAAACGCTCGGCATCGTCGGTTACGGCGGCATCGGCGCGGCCGTGGCACGCATCGGCGCGGCCTTTGGCATGCGCGTGCTCGCCTCACGTCGCTCCTGGCCCACACCGCCGCCTCCGGGCATCGAGCCTGCGGATACGGACACGCTCTTTCGCCACTCAGATGTGCTATCCTTGCACTGCCCACTCACCGATGACACCAAGCACCTCATCAATGAGCGCACGCTCGGCCTCATGAAGCCCACGGCGCTGCTCATCAATACCGGACGCGGCCCGCTGGTAGATGAGGCCGCGCTCGCAGCCGCGCTCAATGCCGGCACCATCGCCGGAGCAGGCCTAGATGTCCTCAGCGTCGAGCCGCCGAAGCAGCCCAATCCGCTCCAGCAAGCCAAAAACTGCCTCATCACCCCCCACGTCGCCTGGGCCAGCCGCGAGGCCCGCACACGCCTCATCGAC